The proteins below come from a single Candidatus Methylomirabilis limnetica genomic window:
- a CDS encoding DedA family protein, whose translation MEWLWDLFHRVYDVEALVRVGGLTVLIAIVFVETGLFVGFFLPGDSLLVTAGLFAASGHLELWSLFLFVSLAAIIGDTVGYAIGASTGPKIFNRENSLFFHKKHLTTTKEFYDRYGGITIIIARFMPIVRTFAPLVAGVGGMQYSRFALYNVMGGVGWVVSMTSIGYILGRTIPDIDKYIQVVIALVIGLSLLPGIITFVRSSRRARKPSM comes from the coding sequence ATGGAATGGCTGTGGGATCTCTTTCACAGAGTGTACGATGTGGAGGCCCTGGTACGTGTCGGCGGCCTCACGGTCCTGATCGCTATCGTCTTCGTGGAGACTGGTCTCTTTGTCGGCTTCTTCCTGCCAGGGGATTCCCTCCTTGTTACGGCAGGGCTGTTCGCCGCCAGCGGGCACCTGGAGTTGTGGAGCCTCTTTCTCTTCGTCAGCCTGGCCGCGATTATCGGGGATACGGTCGGCTACGCCATCGGGGCGAGTACCGGACCGAAAATTTTCAACCGCGAAAACTCGCTGTTTTTCCACAAGAAGCACCTCACCACGACCAAAGAGTTTTACGATCGGTACGGCGGGATTACGATCATCATTGCCCGGTTCATGCCTATCGTCCGCACCTTTGCTCCCCTCGTAGCGGGTGTAGGGGGCATGCAATACAGTCGATTTGCCCTCTATAACGTGATGGGAGGGGTCGGCTGGGTCGTCAGCATGACGTCTATCGGCTACATCCTTGGTAGAACAATCCCGGATATTGACAAGTACATCCAGGTCGTCATCGCCCTCGTCATTGGGCTTTCCCTACTCCCCGGGATTATTACTTTTGTGCGAAGCAGCCGGCGAGCCCGCAAGCCTTCCATGTAA
- a CDS encoding Mov34/MPN/PAD-1 family protein, with protein sequence MAMELYLSENAFVGLLVSTIEVYRKECFGVLLGQSMSERILVDFVVPYQTATRKFREVHVDLMRSQRVEEAVRSTSRWECVGDYHSHPMYGAVRATTILSAADRHFFKDGNVAIVVAINDSARQQRWNYVQGGGVSGSINGYNIRIAGYYKANGTIERAPIHCPYAIGFQAKELNTKE encoded by the coding sequence ATGGCGATGGAGCTATACCTTAGCGAGAATGCCTTTGTCGGACTGCTGGTCTCGACCATTGAAGTCTACCGCAAGGAGTGCTTCGGGGTTCTGCTTGGCCAGAGCATGTCCGAACGAATCCTCGTCGATTTCGTGGTTCCGTACCAGACGGCGACCCGGAAGTTTCGCGAGGTACACGTTGATCTGATGCGGAGTCAACGGGTCGAGGAGGCTGTCAGGAGTACCTCGCGCTGGGAGTGCGTGGGCGACTATCACTCGCACCCGATGTATGGCGCCGTCCGAGCGACCACGATACTGAGTGCGGCCGATAGGCATTTCTTCAAGGATGGAAACGTCGCCATTGTGGTCGCCATTAACGATTCGGCGAGGCAACAGCGATGGAACTATGTACAGGGTGGCGGTGTGTCCGGCAGTATTAACGGGTACAACATCCGGATTGCCGGATACTACAAAGCCAACGGAACCATCGAGCGAGCGCCGATCCACTGCCCGTATGCCATCGGGTTTCAGGCCAAGGAGCTGAACACCAAGGAGTGA
- a CDS encoding TIGR02757 family protein has translation MAVRSNAQLKQLLDELYHRYSRPVFLSTSALSIPHQYASPEDREIAAFVTASLAYGNVKQIHRSANTALDAMGDSPARFIRRFDPTRDPARFQHFVHRFNSGVDLALLCHLLHQAIAAEGSLQAFFLKGYDPTHDDIGPALNSFVERMLSLDVSAFYPSGTLPAKTGVRFFFPSPAQGSACKRLNLFLRWMVRRGDEIDFGIWTAVSPAKLIVPLDTHVARISQQLGLTRVKQPNWRMAKEVTQRLRAFDPEDPVKYDFALCRLGVLKQPIPGSER, from the coding sequence ATGGCCGTGCGCTCCAACGCGCAGCTCAAGCAGCTTCTGGATGAGCTCTATCACCGCTACAGTCGACCTGTCTTTCTCTCGACCAGCGCCCTCAGCATTCCCCACCAGTATGCAAGCCCCGAGGACCGAGAGATCGCGGCCTTCGTAACCGCCTCCCTTGCCTATGGCAACGTCAAGCAGATCCACCGTAGCGCCAACACTGCGCTCGACGCGATGGGAGATAGCCCGGCCAGGTTCATTCGACGGTTCGATCCTACGCGCGATCCGGCCCGCTTTCAGCACTTTGTTCACCGCTTCAACTCCGGTGTCGACCTCGCGCTCCTCTGCCATCTGCTCCATCAGGCCATCGCGGCGGAGGGATCGCTTCAGGCCTTCTTCCTCAAGGGGTATGATCCCACTCACGACGATATTGGACCTGCCCTGAACAGCTTTGTTGAGCGGATGCTGTCGCTTGACGTCTCTGCCTTCTACCCCTCCGGCACGCTCCCGGCAAAGACTGGCGTTCGCTTCTTTTTCCCCTCACCAGCCCAGGGGAGCGCCTGCAAGCGCCTCAACCTGTTCCTGCGCTGGATGGTGCGTCGCGGCGATGAGATCGACTTCGGCATCTGGACGGCGGTGTCGCCTGCGAAGCTGATCGTGCCCCTCGACACGCATGTGGCTCGGATCTCGCAGCAACTCGGCCTAACCAGGGTGAAGCAGCCCAACTGGCGGATGGCTAAAGAGGTAACACAGCGACTCCGTGCGTTCGATCCTGAGGATCCCGTGAAGTACGACTTTGCCCTGTGCCGCCTGGGGGTCCTGAAGCAGCCGATCCCAGGCTCTGAGCGGTAG
- a CDS encoding inositol monophosphatase family protein: protein MEIDAIREVALRAAKEAGAILRQGLEQQRIIEFKGEKNLVTDIDRRSEKAIAEIVRRELPHHSVVCEEGTRLQGDSGYRWLIDPLDGTTNYAHGYPCFSVSIGVEKDGELIFGLVYDPSLEELFTAERGGGAFLNGKRLQVSAIASLSHALLATGFPNDVAGAKHNNLDYFVRFMKRAQGVRRPGSAALDLCYVAAGRFDGFWELKLHPWDMAAGSLMVTEAGGRVTDLHGGPHRLSNPQILANNGLLHDEMLRVLTMED from the coding sequence ATGGAAATCGACGCGATACGCGAGGTGGCGCTGCGGGCCGCGAAGGAAGCCGGGGCAATCCTTCGCCAGGGACTGGAGCAGCAGCGGATCATCGAATTCAAGGGCGAGAAGAACCTCGTCACCGACATAGATCGCCGCTCAGAGAAGGCGATCGCCGAGATTGTCCGACGGGAGTTGCCGCATCACAGCGTTGTGTGCGAGGAGGGGACTAGACTTCAGGGCGACTCGGGATACCGCTGGCTCATCGATCCGTTGGATGGCACCACGAATTACGCCCACGGCTATCCCTGCTTCTCCGTGTCGATCGGTGTGGAAAAAGACGGTGAGCTGATCTTTGGGTTGGTCTACGATCCGAGCCTGGAGGAGCTGTTCACGGCCGAGCGAGGTGGAGGGGCATTTCTGAACGGCAAGCGATTACAGGTCTCGGCCATCGCCAGCTTGTCGCACGCACTGCTGGCCACAGGCTTTCCTAATGACGTCGCGGGCGCCAAGCACAATAACCTGGATTATTTTGTGAGGTTCATGAAGCGAGCTCAGGGCGTTCGCCGCCCCGGCTCCGCAGCCCTCGATCTGTGCTATGTAGCTGCCGGTCGGTTCGATGGCTTCTGGGAGTTGAAGCTGCACCCGTGGGACATGGCGGCCGGCTCGCTGATGGTCACCGAGGCGGGCGGCCGAGTGACCGATCTTCACGGCGGGCCGCATCGCCTGTCTAACCCCCAGATCCTCGCCAACAATGGCCTGCTCCACGACGAGATGCTGCGCGTGCTGACCATGGAAGATTGA
- a CDS encoding DUF7130 family rubredoxin-like protein produces MFAETTVMAIVWKCLICGHHQQGDQPPDHCPNCGAPREEFVLVEED; encoded by the coding sequence GTGTTCGCGGAGACCACGGTCATGGCCATCGTCTGGAAGTGCCTCATCTGCGGCCACCATCAGCAGGGTGACCAGCCGCCAGACCACTGCCCAAACTGCGGCGCGCCCAGGGAAGAGTTCGTTCTCGTGGAGGAGGACTGA
- a CDS encoding inositol monophosphatase family protein, with product MLGKEELQRLLDFAVVAAQEAGAIVMDYFQTALSPERKPDRTFVTVADRESEERLRALIRQAYPDHGILGEEFGEQQSSSGWTWIIDPLDGTASFLHGVPLFGVLLGLEVEGEVVLGVANFPALGELVSAGRGIGCFWNGRRAAVSSVGDLKEALLLYTDGAGFEPHGREPAFRHLIAATRMHRSWGDCYGHILVATGRAEVMLDPVMNIWDCAALLPILQEAGGTFTDWQGRPTIRGGNAISTNGRLFDQVMQVVRE from the coding sequence ATGCTCGGAAAAGAGGAGCTTCAGAGGCTCCTGGACTTCGCAGTCGTGGCAGCCCAGGAGGCCGGGGCGATCGTCATGGACTATTTCCAGACCGCCCTTTCTCCGGAGCGAAAGCCGGACCGCACCTTCGTGACGGTGGCCGACCGCGAATCCGAGGAGAGGCTCCGGGCGCTAATCCGACAGGCCTACCCGGACCACGGCATTCTTGGAGAGGAGTTCGGTGAGCAGCAGAGCAGCTCCGGTTGGACCTGGATCATCGACCCGCTTGATGGTACCGCATCTTTCCTCCACGGCGTTCCGCTCTTCGGTGTCTTGCTTGGATTAGAGGTCGAAGGAGAGGTCGTCCTTGGGGTGGCGAATTTCCCCGCGCTGGGCGAGCTGGTCTCTGCAGGCAGGGGAATAGGCTGCTTCTGGAATGGACGCCGCGCCGCTGTCTCCAGCGTGGGCGATCTAAAAGAGGCGTTGCTCCTCTACACGGACGGCGCCGGCTTTGAGCCCCATGGGCGGGAACCGGCATTCCGCCATCTGATCGCCGCCACCCGGATGCACCGGAGTTGGGGCGATTGCTATGGACACATTCTGGTCGCAACGGGACGTGCGGAGGTGATGCTCGATCCGGTGATGAACATCTGGGACTGCGCGGCCCTGCTGCCGATCCTACAGGAAGCAGGCGGAACCTTTACGGATTGGCAGGGACGGCCAACCATCCGGGGGGGGAACGCTATCTCAACCAATGGCCGGCTGTTCGACCAGGTGATGCAGGTTGTCAGGGAGTAG
- a CDS encoding YtxH domain-containing protein: MSEERGCAPASVALAFIVGGALGASLALLFAPEGGRQTRTRLRDLATDAKDRSTDLVDDVKDRVEDAIVVGKEIFEEKKAILTAAYQAGKDAMEKERGKLLQER; this comes from the coding sequence ATGAGCGAAGAACGAGGATGTGCTCCTGCTTCTGTGGCCCTCGCATTTATCGTTGGCGGTGCGCTTGGGGCGAGTTTAGCGCTTCTATTCGCTCCAGAGGGAGGCCGACAGACCCGCACTCGTCTCCGCGATCTCGCGACAGACGCCAAGGATCGAAGCACCGATCTCGTTGATGACGTCAAAGACCGGGTTGAGGATGCGATCGTGGTAGGCAAAGAGATCTTTGAAGAGAAAAAGGCAATTCTCACTGCTGCCTACCAGGCCGGCAAGGATGCGATGGAGAAAGAACGAGGCAAGCTACTACAGGAGAGATAA
- a CDS encoding DUF948 domain-containing protein: MFTTECALWSIVALFFILVCGMIPVLVQLRRTARQAEDFLRLVEPELRPTLIDLKEVIRSINRASDQVTGGMEKMGGTIETITEVGQTVRDANQLVQSIVFPKLITGAALMTGLRVGLRTLLVRLVGRR, from the coding sequence ATGTTTACGACAGAGTGCGCGTTATGGTCCATTGTGGCCCTATTCTTTATCCTAGTGTGCGGCATGATCCCCGTGCTCGTGCAGCTTCGGCGGACCGCCAGGCAGGCAGAGGATTTTCTCAGGCTGGTTGAGCCTGAATTGCGGCCTACGCTGATCGATCTGAAAGAGGTCATTCGGAGCATCAATCGTGCATCTGACCAGGTTACCGGCGGGATGGAGAAAATGGGCGGGACGATTGAGACGATTACTGAAGTGGGACAGACAGTGCGTGATGCAAATCAATTGGTGCAGAGCATCGTCTTTCCGAAGCTGATCACTGGCGCTGCACTTATGACCGGCCTTCGGGTTGGCCTACGCACCTTACTTGTACGACTTGTGGGAAGGAGGTAA